Genomic segment of Ignavibacteriales bacterium:
AATATCTATCCATAAAATACCCGAAAACAAAATCGCTATTGATCCTAGGACTGCACCAATTGTTCCGGGGACTGAAATTCCACCTGAAACACCTTGAGCTACCGGCTTTAGATTTAAAATATTATACGTAGCCGTTTTTTTCCAAGTTCCAATTTCAGTTGCCCAAGTGTCTGCACATACAGCAGAAAGGGTCGCTAAATAAATCAAATAATATATTTCATTGGGATTGATGGTGTTAATAATTACAAGTATTCCTCCCAATCCACCGTTGGCAATAACTTGTAAGTAATCTCTAACTCCGCTTTTTTCAAAATAGATTTCAACACTTTCATTTTTCTTTTTTCGAAGCTTAGAGAGTATGCTTGATAAAATGAAAAATGTTAAAATTGGAATAGACCATTTTATTCCACCTAATCCAAAAATAAAACTTGCTAAAATAAATGTAGCTATAGATCCGCTAAGTGTTAAGAACTTAACTCTAAAAGAAATTCCGGCGATCAATGCTGCAAATAAAATCCCGATTAACACCGTATTAACTGATACTACATTTGCATTTAAGATCATTTTGAACTGTTTGGTTAGATAATTACAATAAATTCTTAAAATTTTTTACGAATATAAACAAATGAGGTTTTATCTAAAAGGTTTTTAGTTAAGATGAGAATTACGAAATGTTAATTGAAAAAATGAAGAATAGATTTAATGAAATGCTTTTATGAATTTGGTGCGGAAGAGGGGACTTGAACCCCTACGCCCTTACGGGCACTACCCCCTCAAAGTAGCGTGTCTGCCAATTTCACCACTTCCGCAAAAATCCGAGCCAAAAATATTAGAGAACAAAACAAAACGCAACAGCATTTACGGAAGATTCGTTTAATTGGTATTAATTATCTTTTGGTTGTCTTCCTTTTCCCATCAACGTTTCGCGGATTTCTCTTCTAAATCTATTTTCAAATACCATCATTTTTGCAATTTGCATGGGAGAAAGAAGATCGCTCAATGATCTGAGAAAATTTTCTCTCTCTTTACTAATACTACCTTCTAATAAAAGTAAATTATTAACTTTATCTTTGTAAGAAGCATCATTTTGGTTACCATTTTTGATTTCATCCTCTATGCTTTTTATCGCATCATCTCTTTGATCTAGAATCTCTTTCATCTTTTTTTGATTCTCGTGTCTTCTGGCAAAAAACCTTATTGCTGTATCTTCGTCGAGGTTTAATGCGTCAATCAATTTTATCTTTTCCCATTGTTCAATTCTTTGAAGAGGTCTCTGATCTTTTCCCTGCCTCATTCTTTCTTGAGAATATGATATTGACAGTAATATTGAGAATAAAAAGAGCAGTAAAAATATTTTTTTCATTTTAGTACCTTTTGAGAGGTTGTCGAATTTAATTTTTTATAAACCGTTTCTAAATCATTATCAGTAAGATTTCTTAAAGTTGAATATTCATTTGCTAAAGGATCACCAATTAATCTTGTATAAGAATCACTATTCAATTCTAAACTAGATGGTATTTGAACGCTAAGTTCATCGTTATTCTGATTTAATACATAATCACTCGGATCTATTTCCAATTCAGTTAAATATTTATCAGATACTTCCTGATCAGATAAATTATTTACTACTTCATTTGCTAAATCTTTGTATCCGGTATCATAATTAGTCTTAGTATTAAGTAAGAATAAGAATAAAACTACGACCGCGGAAGCTGTTGGAACTAAATAATAAATATTTCTGAATTTCCGGAATTTCTTTTTCTTATCAATTCTTTGATAAACTCTTGGAAGTAAATTTGCAAAATACATTTCATCAGTCTTAGACTCTCTAGTTATAGTAATTTCATCAAGCTGAAATTTTATATTATCATAATCTGTTTTAAGCTGATCAGATTTTTTCAGTTCTTCTTCAAACATTATCTGATCTTCCTGAGTAAGTCCACCAGAAATATATTTTAGAATTTTCTCTTTATTTGTTTTCATTTGTTAACTCCAATACTTTTTTCAAAGCATGAAAATAATTTGCTTTCAAACCACCGACACTTTTACCTGTGATCTCTGAAATTTCATCATAAGAAAGATCTTCGAAATTTCTCATAATAAATATTTGTCTTTGTTTTGGCGGAAT
This window contains:
- a CDS encoding DUF92 domain-containing protein is translated as MILNANVVSVNTVLIGILFAALIAGISFRVKFLTLSGSIATFILASFIFGLGGIKWSIPILTFFILSSILSKLRKKKNESVEIYFEKSGVRDYLQVIANGGLGGILVIINTINPNEIYYLIYLATLSAVCADTWATEIGTWKKTATYNILNLKPVAQGVSGGISVPGTIGAVLGSIAILFSGILWIDISYIHYTILIITTGVFGSMIDSILGATIQAQNKCLVCNKVTERNIHCGFDADHFSGYRWINNDVVNFFSGIAGALFLLFLKAAIKT